Within the Vigna angularis cultivar LongXiaoDou No.4 chromosome 10, ASM1680809v1, whole genome shotgun sequence genome, the region CAGTACCGAGTGAGTGGCTAGGCAGAGGGAGGCGGAGGAGCAGCGGAAGCAGAAGAAGCGTCAGCAGGAATAACGAGAGTCCAATCCGGAGGAAGAGGAGGCATAGGATCGTACACAGTTGGCTTGCGGTTTATATCCCATGGCTGCGTCTTCCGTGGCCGAGTCTTCATGTGATGCGCAATCGCTTTCTTCTGCGGCCGAGACGAACACACTATCGTCAATCCTCCGTCACTTCTCTTTCCAATTCCCAGTGCTTGTGGTGGCGCCATCACCACTCCACACCCAAACATGCTTGACAACGACGACATCCTTCTCTCTTCTcgcttttctcttttctcttctattGTTTCTCAAACACTCATCTCTTACCGGTTTATCCCTCTCAGATATTTTTCCAAAACTTCCCAATTTACCCTTCGAATTTTGGTTCGGAGGTACAAGGCCCAAAGGTTATTTGCTTTTTCCCTCTTCGATAGTTTCCTCCTCCATCCATTAAATTTTTCCTTACACGACATTATTCTGGAATGTTTTGAAGagtgtaaaaagaaaattgacagGGTACAGAAAGAAACATCCTCCCTCTTCACGAACTTTACTGGGCCTGGTCTTTTCTTTCTATACCTTTTGGGCTCCCCTTTTGCAGACACCTTTGCTGAAATTAATCCATGATTCGATAAAAGTACAGAAGCATGAACCATTTAATCTCTAAATttataatgatgaattaaatttgttttttacacTGAGAGAcaagaaaaattatttccaaaatgttaattaatattaatgtggTCTctctgaaattaatttaatcatttcttATTAACTAGTGTAACacctgtaacatcccaaaagtacagtaaaatcatataatagaattaattacactAAATGATAAACCAATTcagttttatattaaacaagCGAACGCTCTTGatcgaacggccttacatagaGTTGCCAAAAGTGAACTGTACAAGATTCAAGGGAGAGGAGGCTGCTAGTTCTTGTTTCATTTCAGCAATagtcataaaaaataaactcaaaaCATACGTGTACTTTTCGATGAAAACGACACATTCCGGAATAGACAATTTCTGAAACCACCACTTAACTAACTATGCAAGTACTTGGTCAAACAACTGCTTTAATTTACACAAGTCGtgtaaattatgtttattttcaagAATTTATCTTCTATAAAATTGGAATCTCatttggaagaaaataaaaaaatcagcaTGCTCATGCTTCAGGAAAACTACTACCAGTAATGGTAGAGTTCTTCTATTATTATGACCACGTGCCATTGAATGAGTTGACGCATTCCGTATCTATCTGAACTTACCCAAGTGGCTTCTATTTCTATTATGTTTGTCTCATGTCAGAGCTTGTGGCATAGTAACTACTGTCGTCAAAGTTCAGGTGACCATTGACCGATCGCTCACAATCATAAACATTAAACGTTGTCACTGTCACGGGCAAGACAAAATTTCCCTTTGGCCCCTAAAAGAGGGTACCTATGAAACCATCTTGCTCCTGAGCTGCTTCTCAATGCATAAGCTTAAGCTTAATTTGGCAAGGAGTGACCCCGTATCTTTTCCATAAATGCAGTGCTCTCGCGTTGTAACTATTATGAACTTCCATATCAAGTCCCAATCTGGCCTGGTTTGAGCATAATAAATAAGACAAGTCTAAAATGATTTAGAGACACTTTATAGAATGCACCATTAGAAGTTGTTCAAGTCCATAGACAAAATACGTGAGCTCAGGGTCAAGTGTGCTTGTCTGATTAGCAGAGGGTATTAATATGCCCCTCAGAGTATATTTGATTGGCAAGGATGTCCAATAGTACGTAAATATCCTCACTTTGAGGATGATTACTGTCTCCAACTAAAAATTCATGACTCTTACCATCCACCCTTATAATGCTAGACCCAGGAGCCTTGCTTATTCCTTTCTGCTTCATCAGTCTCCTAACATTTCTCACGTCAGCCCATTTCTTGTTAGAGGCATACAGATTAGAAAGAAGCACGTATATGCCACTAtcttgaaattcaaaattctgCAGTGATTTCAAGATTTCTTGGGTGAATCCAACATTCCCATATGTATTACAGGCACTCAAAAGCGCTCCTATGATCTGCACATCAGGGGACATGGGCATTGTCTTTATCAACTCCACAGCttcctccaccagtccagcTCTGCAGAGTAAATCAACCATGCAGCCGTAGTGTTCTAACCAGGAAGAAAGGTTGTAGAGGGGACTTGACATCTCATTGAAATACTTTCGGCCTTCGCTGACCAAGCCAGAATGGCAGCAAGCTGTTAAAACAGCAAGAAATGTCACTTCATTAGGCTTTGCACCTGACACTATCAAATCTTTAAATAGCTTCAATGCTTCCCTCCCAAGTCCATTTATTGCTAGGCCACCTATATAGGCATTCCAAGTACGGATATTCCTAGAAGGCATTCCACCTATATAGGCATTCCAACACAGCATTGCATACCACCAACTCCTTCCCGAACAGACATTTGAGACCCAACCCATGAATTCCTTTCCCCAAATTTAAACAACCCAATTTCCCACAAGCCCCAAGTATGCTGACAAAGGTTGCCACATTAGGTTCCACATTCATTCTCAAAAACAATGCGATGGCCTCATTAAACAACCTAGCCTTGACATACCCAGATATCAAGCCAGTCCAAGAGACCACGTCTCTCACAAGCATGTCATCAAACACCTTGCCAGCACCAACAGTGTCCCCAGAAATGCAATACACATGGACAAGAGTGTTTTGCACATAAATGTCGCACCACAAGGCAGTCTTCAAAGCTACGGAATGAAACTGTTTAATCTCTACAATCCCATAAAACTTAGCACAAGATTTCAAAACTGCTGGGATAGTGTACACATCAGGCACAAAACCATTCCTAACAGTCCATCTATAAATCAGGATTGCAAGCCAGGGTAAGTGGCCAGAGGCATAGCCAGAAATCAGCAAATTGCAAGGGAAAGAGCTCAAGTTCCAATCAAATTGCTTCAGGAAATTGCAAGGGTAATGAACATCTGTAACATGTTTTCCCAAAAAAATTGCAGCCTTGGAAATAACCAAGTCATTGGCAACAAGGGCAGAAGTCAATAGATGCGCATGAATTTGCTTGAAGGATCTCAAGCCATTGCTCTTGTGAATCAAATCCAAGAGAACCGATTTCAGAGATTGCCCAGCCTTGCTCATGGTAGTGATCAGTGCTCAAACAATCCATCCAAAATCTTTCACTGTTTATGAGTGGACATAGCCACGCTTAGTTATTGGCACACAAGGTTATCAAAATCACAAGGAGTTTACGTTCCCACACCCTCTAACCTTGGTGTATTAGtaattttgagcgttcggtcttaaattggattcttaggtttgaatcgagagcgttcggttttggtgcAATAGTGAttataagcgttcgtcctaaattggTATTCTCAGGAagtgatcttgagcgttcgttttGGTGAATTAGTGATTGTagtcgttcgtccttaattTGGATTATTAGGTTTGGatcataagcgttcggtcttgggtATTAGTgattgatagcgttcgacctggaTCAGGTATTTTGAGGTTTAGAttgtaagcgttcggtcttgatgtatgaattatgattagCGTTTGATCTTGATCTGATAGTGAACGTTCGATCCTGATGGTGATTATTCTAAGTTAGTGATCGTTCATAGAGAACGTTCGGTCTCGATGATGTTTGTCCTCAGGTAATGCTCGTAAAAACTTAGCGTTCGATCTAGATGAGGTTTGATGTTTGACCgatcgtccaaacagtgttcgaATAATAGTATTCAGTCTAATAGATGTTCGCTGTTTTAGCGTTAAGTCTAAGTGCTCGATCTTAACGTTCGTTCAATAGTGTTCGACCTAATAGTATTCTGTTTATCAGCGTTTGGAGTTTTAGCGTCCAGCATAAGTGCTTGatcttagcgttcgttcttttgGTGTTCGAACTAATGGTATGCGGTCTAATAACGTTTGGTGTTTTAGTGTTGAGCCCAAGAGATTGATCTTAACGTTCGTCCAAGCAGTATCCGATTTGAATGAggtgttcggttttagcgttcggcctaatagtATTCGATTTAATATGGTGTCCTGTTTAGCGTTCGGTCAATAGTGCTTAATCTCATGACGTACGGCCAAATAGTGTTCAATCTAATATGGTGCTCGGTTTCTAGCGTTCGGCCTGATTATGATGGATTTTATAGTGTCCGTCCAAATAGCATAGTGTTCGGCAATTTAGCTGTCGGCAGATAGCGTTCGTTGGAATAGCGCGGTGAATAGTGTTGGCTGTAACACCCCGAAATTTTGTGTTACGCTGACTAATTTTTCCGTAAAACACGTaagtaaaaattcaaatttttaatattcaacttCCACGGAAAAATAGTACGTTATTTATTACAAACCGATTATTCCGAAAATAAAACGTTTAAATAGTCAGGATCGACTACAAACAAATACATTCCCAGTCATCTATCCCATCTCTCTTTCATCCTTTATGCATGTTCAGAAATATCAGCCATCACATCTGCAATaacatctgctcccgtataacatcacacattacacgatcatcgcattcacatgcacaaacaagcaagggtgagctaacaaaaTACAATTCATATACATCATAAATATACTCATAATAACATACTGTCATCCACACCTTAACCAGATCAAACTATATACCCAAGTACGAATTATGCTTCAACCATATGCATATACCAatatgtatcaaaatatcaaattagaatGCATACGCCAAtatacattacaaaataaatcagACTACATCCACCAATATTACAGATCAATCAAAATACATACACCAATTTGTACTAGTGTCACTCCCATCACTCTTTTCAGAGCTTCCCCGGGCCGTTACACATTACCCTAATGTGTAGTGTTGcttcccatcactctatagGGAGATTCCCCGAGCAAGTACACAAGTCACCCTCCATTACTCTAATCAAGAGCTTCCCCGGACAAGTGCAAGTATACCCCTCATCACTCGCCTAAAGAGATTCCTCAGGCCCGCAAGCACAACGCCAATCAAATTTTGTAATGAGCTTCACCGGACTAGTACCCCACGTCACCCCCATCACTCTTACATAAATGTAAGAGATTCCCCAGGCGGTTACACACGTCACCCGTGTATAGGGTTActtcccatcactctatagAGCTTCCCCGGGCCAGCAACCACAACGCTTACTATCCACCACTCATTTAATGACACCAAGTAGCCAAAAATACACATATCCAATAATCCTCACAATACCAATCCAAGCATACCATAACGCACATATCATATCATCATCACATAATCATCACAATaccaaattttaaacaattcaagttcttcatttaacatgaaacttataatcaaatcatatacAACCATGATTTCAACAGTACTTAACCATTCAAACATCATTCTCCTATCAATTTGCAATCTCAAACAGATCACCCAACATTCCCATATCAAATAGATATATCAAACAACTCAAAACAGTGTACACCTaacacattttctttatatctttttaatatctttttaatactCATTTTTAGGTAACTCAAACAGGTTTGAAACCATTACCAACAGTTCCGGAAGGGTCAAGAACCCCCAAAACGACCGagagaacgtccaaaacggacatccggAACCCCAAAACTATCGAAAACAAATTCTGCAAAGTGCAGGTGCGAGttaactatttggacgaacgtcataaACCATTGGAcggacactgtttggacgaacgctgttAAAGCTAGCGCTTCATGGACAACCACTGtgagatcaaacactaggccgaacgctcagaACCGAACACCATATTGAATTCAACACTCCTTGAACGAGCGCTTTACTATCAAACCTTATGAAGACCGAACGATAATTAAACCATCAACtgaccgaacactactaaacCAGCGAATGAACGAACGCTACTAACCAACACCTGAGCGATCGTTACTAAACCATAACTTGAGCGATCGTTATTTAAaccaatgaccgaacgctattaataTCATCCCCGAAAACCGAACGCTCTCcagacaaggacgaacgctaaatgcCTAAGCCAAAGCATgattatgaccgaacgcttcTACCAAGAATGAACGTTAACCAAACCAACATTTGACCGAACGCCACTCAGCACATGGCATGACCGATCGTCCAAATCCGACATGGACGAACGGTCAGTTTTTCACAtcatgcagaattctgcagaatggtAGCAGAACCTCCCTTGACCATTTCTAACCACTTTTCTCAACTTCTTAGACTCTTAATTCTCGTTTtagacttaattaaacttatccaAATGATTCTAAGCATTTCTACTACCATTTTTTTAAGTGATTAAAGTTCACTTTCAGCTCCAAAACACTAACTTcaacaacttagggacccaaatttGATTCTACTACTTGGAACATGTTTTAGACCACTTTTATGtttctaacaagtcacaatggACTTGTCTAGACTGCCCAAACAGTCCAGGAACACTGCAGCCCTCATTTACTCAAAATtcctacctcacttcctctaaaatagCCCAAATTGACCATAAAGACACTTGATTTCCTTTCTAACAGCACTACCACAGAATTTTCATGTCAACACAGATCCAACATACACAATTCCAATAATCATCTCATACTTCCATCAATTCATCCAACCAAAAATTCATTAACTAAGCAAAACACACAATTTTCGTATTCCATGAAAAGTGAGTTAAAACTTCCTTGTTTACCACCCTAATTCACACCCAAAtccatcaaaacttcatttacGCATATACCAACATGCTAGAACGAATTTCCATCATCCAATTCACATATATTCATCACCTTACACAATTATTTCATCATTCAACTTATGCAGAATTCATAGATtaaatctaactccccttacaaCTTTACCTTCAAGCTTCTTTCATATTCAGAATTCTCAATCCATCATTTAATTATCTCACCTTATCATATTGATAATAACAAGTCCATAGattcaaacagaaaaccaaagatCAAGGATCAATCTAACATCATCTCCATATGCTTAAAacatttcatccaattcatACAAATTTTCCACAAAGTAAAATACAtagattagctccccttacctcttgaagatctTAACTTCTTCTTCCAAGAGAGTAACTCTTCCCTTCTGGTAGACCAAGCACGCTTCAATACCTCTGCACACGTAGAGTTTCATTCTCCTCACACCAAAAAGCTCTCCACTCTCCCCAAACTTCCAAGTCTGATGTGGATTTAAAGAAATGGCTCCAAGACAAGCAAGGACCCAAGATATTGTAATTTAGCAATAAAAGACCGACATCTGGCCTTACTAATCCATTTTCCAGCCCCAAAATCCGGAAAGAATGGTTTGTGGGAAGATTCCCCAACCTTGCACGCTCAAAAAAACGTGTTCCAGGCTGTTATGTTTCCATAACTGacgtagctaatcgattaactaaagtgctaatcgattaactcgAGTCCAGAGGCTAAAACACGAATTTTCTCTGTAACAATCGATTAACTACaactgttaatcgattaaccagcAGAAAACTCAAAATAACGTTTTTCGTGACTTGTTTGATTTGGTTGAGGCCCTTCCCGATGTTGAAAAAAAACGTATGAGTACTCAAatcgaagctctttgagtctactttctaatggaaaaagaattaacccaaaatattaattgtacaaaaagttatacataaaatagtaaaccatgtcaaattTTGACAGCATTCTATTTTACACTACAACTTGAAATTTTTACAACTTggtaaaattttgagtttacaAGGGTCTTACATTGGCCAAATACGTTCGGCATATAGTGTTCGGcagatagcgttcggtcatatagcgttcgtccaaatagtattcaaCCAACTAGTATTCAACAATAGCATTCGGcagatagcgttcgtccaaatgtattcgtccaaatagtgctcggcaaatagtgttcggttccAAGGTTATTTGCTCTTGTTTTAAGTGTGCAATGTGGTTGGAATATATACtctgatgtgatttatgtgaaaaacatgtgaatgcatgagatatgataaattactctgataatatgactGTGGTTGTAAATGATGAGTTTGAGTATGATTTGGACATCTCAGGGAGAGATGACTGTGGATGTAAATGATGAGTTTGAGTATGATTTGGACATCTCGGGGAGAGATGGATGAAAGTGATATGTGGTGTTGtggttgttctgtataactgtagtGAACTTTGGGCTCGGTCtctctatccctacactcaaagcattgttcatgCTCACATAGAGAAGAACAGTGtctgtggtgagagtagagggaggtcctcgtctatagccTTTAATGGCAGAGATAGGCAGCTTGGGGATTCACCTTGCTAGTGTTGAAGAGTGCCAAcagaactatgcaagtgcaaagacgactgcTAGTTCGAGagttatacaaatccggatgagtcgtgtgagtgtgagttgtggtttaatgagtatgctTGAAttgttcttatatatatatatatataactacgtatgatgacatgaattaactgtgctatatgtataacatgttttttttatatctagctcacccttgcattgtttttgttatgtgctgtttgggtatgtttcgttggcgatgatcatccacttggatgggagtagatgttgtcgaggagattcccttggagcaagagctagAGGATACCGAGGTTGCGGTTTAGTCTGCTAAGAACTTTCCTATTCGAACACTTGTTGTAGTGTTCAATAATTTAAACcgttaagtttaaattttcgtttctttggcgatgatcatccacttggatgggagcagatgttgtcgaggagattcccttggagcaagagctagAGGATACCGAGGTTGCGGTTTAGTCTGCTAAGAACTTTCCTATTCAAACACTTGTTGTAGTGTTCAATAATTTAAACcgttaagtttaaattttcgttcctttggcgatgatcatccacttggatgggagcagatgttgtcgaggagattcccttggagcaagagctagAGGATACCGAGGTTCTGGTTTAGTCTGCTAAGAACTTTCCTATTCGAACACTTGTTGTAGTGTTCAATAATTTAAActgttaagtttaaattttcgtTCCTTTCTTTTTCAGATGACTGTAATTCTGCACTTAAATTACACGTCATATGCTGattgttctctatatttgaatgttgacgtctttattatataatattggttaggtttaatccttttcgacatccctatttatgtacgaatgtctcaattgggtcctcgttttctaaagtgtatcaaaatggtccttaattttgaaaattgatatcaattgagtcctttccgttaagttggctggacggcgttaaaaaaattgatgagtggatgctgagatgacgaacgaacgctcgtccaccagcaaacgaacgctcgtccatcagcgaacgaacgctcgtcgaccaccgaacgaacggtcgtccagtgtggaacgaacggtaaTTAGATCAGGTACTAGAGCAGCTTCAAAAATCCCTAGTGCACTAACAGATTGAAACCGACTAAGAtaaggaaacaaaaaaaaacagacTTAAATGTTTCTTGTATCTGTAATATActaatttaatggttttgatctccatcaaattttattttatggttttgatGTCCAGTAACTAATAATTTTGAGGTGACAACCATCTACTACAGAACACCTGATGTTTCTTAAATAGTATAAGGACTAAAATgaatatcttataatataagaaatatagATATCAATGGTTTATAGTTTCGTAAGAACTAAAAAGAGAATCAGGGCATCGAAACAATCAAAGGAATATTGCACAAATAAACTGAtggtaataaattaaattacaaggtTCACTAGTGACTACTGTAATCATGTAATCACTATGGATAGGACTGAAATCTTATCAAACCTGTATGCTACTGGATCATACTCTTCTCTTATATTGTCCTGCTCCCAATATTCTTGTTCTTTACCTGAAACAAACAAGAAAGAATACATAGCCATCAGCCTAAATGCATATGATTAAAAACTGGATGTTATTATGACTGACAACTTGTTTTCCTTATGAAAGGACAAAAAGtgttttaacattaatttaataagGAAAATGTTATTCCAACAACGCTTTTTTAACACAGTTTTGACAACGTGCACGTGGCAGCTTGCCATTGGCTCAGTAATTTGAAAATGGAACAGAGAAGGTGAACCGGGGCGAGGGGTATTTTGGGTTTTCTAgataaaatttttaacatttggGTTTGGCGGTTTAGGGTGCGAAAGTTCAAGCCTTGCTTCATCTCGTTCGTTCAAGCCTTCTCTCTTCGTTCAAGCCTTCTCTGTCGTCCGTCTTCTCTGTCGCTGTGTCGTCCGTCTTCTCGTTGGTTGAAGCCTTCGTTCTCTTTCCGTCTTCGAAGCTTCCATCCTCGGTTTCcttctctcctccttcttcaaAACGTGCGTTGAAACCTTGGAGGATCTCTGTGGCTGTGTGTTCCATCTTTACCCTACCCACAGCGTTCAACCCTTACATTTTAGTGTAAGTAAAAATGGGCGAGCCCTGACATTGTGTTTTACTCTGTGTTTTTGGTTTTCATTAAGTTGAATGATATAACTGAGTGTGGAATGTTGTCTTCTTAGGGCCGTTGCAATGGAAGGGAAAAAAGCaagtgtaagaaaaaaattaaattttttgtttatatattatttaattatcttacGGATTGTagttagtaataaatttttatgattttttttgtagtggcgACTTCTTATCTCGATGGATTCATCGATCATTATTGAAATGAATCGTTTACTCCGACAGTGTCATGTGGATCGGATTAGTATGACACCATTTATGTGGTGTTTGAATATTAATAACCCTGTGGaggtgaatttaaaattattgaaggttATGGTTAGCAGGTGGGTTGGAAATGATAACAGTTTCAGAGTTAGTCAAAACTTGGTGCCCTTTAGAGTTGTTGATGTGTTGATGAGCTTAGGTTTAGAAATAGGTGGTTTAGAGATTCCCTTTGATGAAGTAGTTTGTGGATTGGTTGGTgaaatgttcaaatcaaaaaccATCAGTTTGAAGGACTTGACAGACATGTTTAATGTCATTGTTGATGATAAAAACATTGAAGTCGATGTAGTGTgtaggttatatatattagtttgtttagttgttttctatttcccTAGGAAATCAAGGCATGTTTGTAACATGCCTTTTGGAGTGTTAGATGACTTAGACCGTTTGTGTGTATATGATTGGTGCACCGGTGTACATAAACACATTGtagagaatttaaataaatgtaagaagaaaattatgggAGCAGGTATCCCCCAGTCAGTCACTCTCAGTGGCAATGTGGCAGTGTTGCAGGTAATATGATATGTAGTTCACTATTTTGATGTAGTGCAGAAcattgtgaattatgtttgatgaaataattttatgatgttTTAGGCTTGGGCGGTTGAGAGACTTTCTTTGCATGGTCATCCTTCGCACCGGTTTTTCCCCCGCATAATGAGATGGTTCCCGTTTAAATCAAGGAccgaaaaaattgaaaattttttatgACCGGAGATGTAAGTGTTTTGTTTTTCGTTATTTTGTATGTTAAAATGGATTGTGTATTTTGTCTGAATTTGTTGTGTGCTTTTGGTGCAGTTAAATATGGAGTGGTATATACGAAATGAAGATCGTCATAGGCCGGAAATCCATGCAGCTTTCAACTTGGATGACGAAGGATCCTTGGGTGAAGGATCCAAGGTTGACAAAGACGATGATGAAGACGAAAGCTCTGATGACGGGGCATGGGAAGCAGGTGCGGAGGAGAGATTGAGGAAAAATAACGAACATATCAGAGCATTGAATGCCAAGATTGGAGTTTTGACTAGGGAGCtatttgaaatttatcaaactccaatcttcTTCCCATGTGCCACTGATGAAGAGGTTGGGGGTGGAGTTGGAGGTGAGGATAATGCTGAAGTTGGGGGAGAACAAGAAGGTGATGGACATGGAGTTGGAGGTGAGGAGAATGCTGAAGTtgggggagaagaagaaggtgatggaAATGAAGTTGATGACCCCCTAGGTGCACATGCCGAAGTAAGAGGGGATGATGAAACTGTTcgtaacattaattttattgaaatagaagatgatgctgatgaaGGAGAACCGGAGGTCGTTCCATTGGCTATACCCCCATTGCGGAGTTTTGTTGGTGATCCAAGCACTGTTGATGTAAACCAATTGTATACAGCAGTCAGCATCAGAGAGATGAATGTACACAGGTATGTGGTATGAATTGTAGTTGTGGTTGAGGAATATGTATTGTTTGTCATTGACtaatatttgtatgtttagGGTTGTAAGCGAGATAATTGGCCAAAGCTTGAGCACCACTTCAATTTACACTTTGGCCCCAATGAAATACGTTGATAACATGGTTAGTATTGTCACATTTGGTTGTGTTTCatgttatagtttattttagtaatgtgaaaattttttattgtgtaggTGGTGTTCTTTGCTTGTACGGTCTTTATGTACTTTGAGAAAAGGTTGTGCGGTGTTGTTAAGAGGTTTCATTTTAGTCCGTTATActcggtaaataaaatttgatattgtcTCATATTTATGATTGAAGAAAGTATTTATGATCGaatttttattgatgattttgaaattgtccACAGCACCATATTCTTACAGATTATAGGAAACGTCCACAGAATCGCCATGTATTCACGCTTACCCCATTTCAGAACTGAAGTTCAAGCAAAGAATTGGTTGTGAAGTTGTAGCATCATTTGGTTATATGCAAAATGATGAAGGAGAATGGGTTCCCAAAGGCAACGCCCC harbors:
- the LOC128194277 gene encoding 50S ribosomal protein 6, chloroplastic-like — encoded protein: MSSLSSMFGCGVVMAPPQALGIGKRSDGGLTIVCSSRPQKKAIAHHMKTRPRKTQPWDINRKPTVYDPMPPLPPDWTLVIPADASSASAAPPPPSA
- the LOC108321485 gene encoding uncharacterized protein LOC108321485; the protein is MDSSIIIEMNRLLRQCHVDRISMTPFMWCLNINNPVEVNLKLLKVMVSRWVGNDNSFRVSQNLVPFRVVDVLMSLGLEIGGLEIPFDEVVCGLVGEMFKSKTISLKDLTDMFNVIVDDKNIEVDVVCRLYILVCLVVFYFPRKSRHVCNMPFGVLDDLDRLCVYDWCTGVHKHIVENLNKCKKKIMGAGIPQSVTLSGNVAVLQAWAVERLSLHGHPSHRFFPRIMRC
- the LOC128194278 gene encoding uncharacterized protein LOC128194278, which encodes MEWYIRNEDRHRPEIHAAFNLDDEGSLGEGSKVDKDDDEDESSDDGAWEAGAEERLRKNNEHIRALNAKIGVLTRELFEIYQTPIFFPCATDEEVGGGVGGEDNAEVGGEQEGDGHGVGGEENAEVGGEEEGDGNEVDDPLGAHAEVRGDDETVRNINFIEIEDDADEGEPEVVPLAIPPLRSFVGDPSTVDVNQLYTAVSIREMNVHRVVSEIIGQSLSTTSIYTLAPMKYVDNMVVFFACTVFMYFEKRLCGVVKRFHFSPLYSHHILTDYRKRPQNRHVFTLTPFQN